In a genomic window of Amphiprion ocellaris isolate individual 3 ecotype Okinawa chromosome 11, ASM2253959v1, whole genome shotgun sequence:
- the sowahca gene encoding ankyrin repeat domain-containing protein SOWAHC: MMMASRCTEQAVHEFLLERGGRVQQMELIDHFLSLREENDQLKEGVDREVLKRIVDSVGFVKVEDGVKFVCLSSEGSAESVMRSDADGHDHAECNGNIQERLDNNYVNGNPENTQQTGAQNPQSASLDNDKQSNGNEQPAAPSQSKTSAPGGGGEVKLRDRRRRESAPVIGIPDLDQAHSGGSNNQQIRGARRVSKGSQRAMLTSCLSEDSALEGLEAIGDINTPKGSRRNFIELMMSSSPQVRRSMINRGSRLRDSVRSDGDSASLLSSATDEDCASVTLDPLEHEWMLCASDGLWESLQPLLAVEPSLVTKRDFVTGFTCLHWAAKQGKAELLSQLLAFAKENTIPVNVNVRSSAGYTPLHLAAMHGHTQVVRVLLSDWEADPEARDYSGRRAIQYLPSPLAAGLQEEGVVTSPGAESDSENVNGSSGGGRGWRFPRVLQGNLNPLRLLNPPAEAAEEAAGTGKVKAGMQRKTSLSRLNARLHRATRHRAQIIHSASFRDTGEVGRGEDLPSSPLRTRPLSNLFG, from the exons ATGATGATGGCGTCCCGGTGCACGGAGCAAGCCGTGCACGAGTTCCTgctggagagaggagggagggtcCAACAGATGGAGCTGATCGATCATTTCCTATCACTTCGGGAGGAAAACGACCAGTTAAAGGAAGGGGTGGATCGCGAGGTGCTGAAACGCATCGTTGACAGCGTGGGTTTCGTGAAAGTGGAGGACGGCGTgaaatttgtgtgtttgagcagTGAAGGCAGCGCGGAGTCGGTGATGCGTTCGGACGCAGACGGCCACGATCACGCGGAGTGTAACGGTAACATCCAGGAGAGACTGGACAACAATTATGTCAACGGCAatcctgaaaacacacagcaaacag GAGCACAAAATCCACAGTCTGCCAGCCTGGACAATGACAAACAGTCAAATGGTAATGAGCAACCTGCAGCCCCCTCCCAGAGCAAGACCTCTGCACCTGGTGGTGGAGGGGAGGTGAAGctgagggacaggaggaggCGAGAGTCGGCCCCAGTTATTGGgattccagatctggaccaggCCCACTCTGGAGGCTCCAACAACCAGCAGATCAGAGGAGCACGCAGGGTGTCCAAAGGGTCCCAGCGGGCCATGCTGACCAGCTGCCTGTCTGAAGACAGCGCACTGGAGGGGCTGGAAGCTATTGGAGATATCAACACACCTAAGGGAAGCCGCAGGAACTTCATAGAGCTGATGATGAGTAGTTCTCCTCAG GTTCGGAGGTCTATGATCAACCGTGGCTCACGCCTCCGGGATTCCGTGAGGAGCGATGGCGACTcagcctccctcctctcctcagccACTGATGAGGACTGTGCCTCGGTGACCCTGGACCCACTCGAGCACGAGTGGATGCTGTGCGCCTCAGACGGTCTGTGGGAAAGTCTCCAGCCGCTGCTGGCTGTGGAGCCCAGCCTGGTGACCAAGAGAGACTTTGTGACGGGTTTTACCTGCCTCCACTGGGCGGCTAAGCAGGGCAAAGCTGAGCTGCTCTCCCAGCTGCTGGCCTTTGCCAAGGAGAACACTATACCTGTGAACGTAAACGTGAGATCAAGTGCTGGATACACACCACTACACCTGGCTGCCatgcatggacacacacag GTGGTCCGTGTGCTGCTGTCTGACTGGGAGGCAGACCCTGAAGCTCGAGATTACAGCGGTAGACGAGCCATCCAGTACCTTCCCTCGCCGCTGGCCGCCGGCCTGCAGGAGGAGGGAGTGGTCACCTCACCGGGAGCCGAGTCGGACAGTGAAAACGTGAACGGCAGCAGTGGCGGAGGGCGCGGCTGGAGGTTTCCCAGAGTCCTCCAGGGCAACCTGAACCCGCTGCGGCTGCTGAACCCACCGGCAGAGGCGGCAGAGGAGGCAGCAGGGACCGGGAAGGTTAAGGCTGGCATGCAGAGGAAGACGTCCCTGAGTCGGCTGAACGCCCGGCTGCACCGAGCCACGCGCCACCGAGCCCAGATCATCCACAGCGCCTCCTTCAGGGACACGGGGGAGGTGGGAAGAGGAGAGGACCTACCCAGCAGTCCTCTCCGAACCAGGCCACTGTCCAACCTGTTTGGATAA
- the akap17a gene encoding A-kinase anchor protein 17A produces MTTIVHDTTEAVCLSTEYSLYLKPIAKMTISVALPQLKLPGKSISNWEVMERVKAMVAPEQFSALRISKSTMDFIRFEGEVENKTVVKSLLSRLDGKSIKLSGFTDVLKVRAVENKVDFPTRHDWDSFFRDAKDMNETLPGERPDTIHLEGLPCRWFSQKDSQYPDRPSEEVLLAVFQTFGKVRNVDIPMLDPYREEMLDKNFSTFSFGGHLNFEAYVQYQEYCGFTKAMDTMRSMKLMLKGDDGKAVACNIKVTFDTSKHLSESALKRRSLERLKLQELERQREEQKRREKEEEERRKEEERKQKEQEEEEKERKKEERIRKREQKLREREERRNMKKVRRQQEEEQKKLQMKIAMEERRLLLAQRNLESIRLIAELLARAKALKQQQQEKERAEREERERQEQARQKEELARLQQLEACRRKQEEELRRVEVEKERALELQRREKELRERLLCNLLKKSCAKTTGTSGTQDQAGPETSEGTSDPGDVMVGVLGWVNGGKADESKEKQVSKSSVHSQALGKNKATEERRGGEDRKKDREGRRDEVVRSRQSRERARGHSHRGRSPYSRGRRRRSHSYSRRRRSSSRRRRSSSRQRRSHSHHHGSRRRSHSHCSRSTSSSRDRSRSSSGRSYSRGRSHRRSHRRGSRGSSKNSNKSRDRRSPSHYSRRYRRHSNCRDRSHSRRR; encoded by the exons ATGACCACCATAGTCCACGACACCACAGAGGCAGTGTGCCTCTCCACTGAGTACAGCCTGTACCTCAAGCCCATTGCCAAAATGACCATCAGCGTAGCTTTGCCCCAGCTCAAGCTGCCAGGCAAGAGCATCTCCAACTGGGAGGTGATGGAGAGGGTCAAGGCCATGGTAGCTCCGGAGCAGTTTTCAGCCCTGCGAATCTCCAAGAGCACCATGGACTTCATCCGCTTTGAGGGGgaggtggaaaacaaaacagtggtCAAGAGTCTGCTAAGTCGTCTAGATGGAAAGAGCATCAAACTCAGTGGATTTACAGATGTGCTGAAG GTACGTGCAGTTGAGAATAAAGTGGATTTTCCTACGCGCCATGACTGGGACTCATTTTTCCGTGACGCCAAGGACATGAATGAGACTCTTCCAGGAGAGAGGCCTGACACCATCCACCTGGAAGGGCTTCCTTGTCGCTGGTTTAGCCAGAAGGATAGCCAGTATCCTGACCGACCCTCAGAGGAAGTCCTCCTCGCTGTTTTCCAAACATTTGGCAAG GTGCGAAATGTTGACATCCCCATGCTGGACCCATATAGGGAGGAGATGCTGGACAAGAACTTCAGCACATTCAGCTTTGGTGGCCATCTGAACTTTGAGGCTTATGTCCAGTATCAGGAATACTGTGGCTTCACGAAGGCCATGGACACTATGCGCAGCATGAAGCTGATGCTGAAAGGAGACGATGGAAAGGCAGTGGCCTGTAACATCAAG GTGACCTTTGACACCAGCAAGCATCTTAGTGAGTCAGCTTTGAAGAGGAGGAGCCTGGAGAGGCTGAAATTACAGGAACTGGAGAGGCAGCGAGAGGAGCAGAAACGTcgggagaaggaagaggaggagcgacgtaaggaggaggagag GAAACAGAAggaacaggaagaggaggagaaggagaggaagaaagaggagaggatACGAAAGCGAGAGCAGAAGCtgcgagagagagaggagaggaggaataTGAAGAAGGTGAGGCGACAAcaggaagaggagcagaagaaACTGCAGATGAAGATCGCTATGGAGGAGAGGAGGCTCCTGCTGGCTCAACGCAACCTGGAATCCATACGGCTCATTGCTGAGCTGCTGGCCAGGGCGAAG gcactgaagcagcagcagcaagagaAGGAGAGAGCTGAACGCGAAGAACGAGAGAGGCAGGAGCAGGCTCGACAAAAGGAGGAATTAGCTCGTCTTCAACAGTTGGAGGCCTGTCGACGCAAACAGGAGGAGGAGTTGCGAAGGGTGGAGGTGGAGAAGGAGCGAGCACTTGAGCTGCAACGCAGAGAGAAAGAGCTGAGGGAAAGACTGCTTTGTAACCTATTGAAGAAGAGTTGTGCTAAAACTACAGGAACTTCAGGAACACAGGACCAGGCAGGCCCTGAAACAAGTGAGGGGACCTCAGATCCTGGTGATGTGATGGTTGGGGTCCTGGGTTGGGTAAACGGAGGGAAAGCTGAtgagagcaaagaaaaacaagtgtcCAAATCCAGTGTGCACTCCCAAGCTTTAGggaaaaataaagcaacagaagagaggagaggaggggaggacaggaaaaaagacagagagggcAGGAGGGACGAGGTGGTGAGGAGCAGGCAGAGCAGGGAGCGAGCGAGGGGCCACTCCCACAGAGGAAGGAGCCCATACAGTCGGGGCAGGAGGAGGCGCTCCCACAGCTAcagcagaaggagaaggagcTCCAGCCGCCGGAGGAGAAGCTCTAGTCGTCAAAGGAGGAGCCACAGTCATCATCACGGCAGCAGGAGGCGCAGCCACAGCCATTGCAGCAGGAGCACAAGCTCCAGCAGAGATCGTAGCCGGAGCAGCAGTGGCAGGAGTTACAGTAGAGGGAGGAGCCACAGGCGTAGTCATCGTAGAGGCAGCAGAGGCAGCTCAAAGAACAGCAATAAAAGCAGAGACAGGAGGAGTCCCAGTCATTACAGTCGAAGGTACAGGAGACACAGCAACTGTAGGGATAGGAGCCACTCCAGACGACGCTGA
- the septin10 gene encoding septin 10, with protein sequence MASSDVARQPDKGVRPLSLAGHVGFDSLPDQLVNKSICQGFCFNILCIGETGIGKSTLMDTLFNTNFENFESSHFEPQVKLRAQTYDLQESNVRLRLTVVNTVGFGDQMNKQESYQPVVDYIDRQFESYLQEELKIKRSLHNYHDSRVHACLYFISPSGHSLKSLDLVTMKKLDSKVNIIPVIAKADTISKSELHKFKIKIMSELVSNGVQIYQFPLDDETVAKVNTTMNGHLPFAVVGSTEEVSVGNKMVKARQYPWGVVQVENENHCDFVKLREMLICVNMEDLREQTHTRHYELYRRCKLEEMGFKDTDPECKPVSLQQTYEAKRQEFLVELQKREDEMRQMFVQRVKEKEAELKDAERELQGRFEQLKRLHADEKAALEEKKRLFEDDQSSFSKRRAAAQLLQAQSLTANGKKDKDRKNSGFM encoded by the exons ATGGCCTCTTCGGACGTTGCTCGGCAGCCG GATAAAGGAGTCCGTCCCCTGTCCCTCGCCGGCCATGTGGGCTTTGACAGCCTTCCAGATCAACTTGTCAACAAGTCCATCTGCCAGGGCTTCTGCTTCAATATTCTCTGCATTG GTGAGACCGGTATTGGCAAGTCTACCCTGATGGACACCCTATTTAATACCAACTTTGAGAACTTTGAGTCATCCCACTTTGAACCCCAGGTGAAGCTGCGGGCTCAAACCTATGACCTTCAGGAGAGTAATGTCAGGCTACGTCTCACCGTGGTCAACACTGTGGGCTTTGGAGACCAAATGAACAAACAAGAGAG CTATCAGCCGGTGGTGGATTACATTGACAGGCAGTTTGAGAGTTACCTGCAGGAGGAGTTGAAAATCAAGCGCTCTCTTCACAACTACCATGACTCGCGAGTCCATGCCTGCCTTTACTTCATCTCCCCTTCGGGTCATTCACTGAAATCCCTTGACCTCGTCACCATGAAGAAACTAGACAGCAAG GTGAACATCATCCCAGTGATCGCCAAAGCCGACACCATCAGCAAGAGCGAACTGCACAAGTTCAAGATCAAAATCATGAGTGAGCTGGTCAGCAACGGTGTCCAGATCTACCAGTTCCCCCTGGATGATGAGACCGTAGCAAAGGTCAACACCACCATGAAT GGTCATTTGCCATTTGCTGTAGTAGGCAGCACAGAGGAAGTCAGCGTTGGCAATAAGATGGTGAAAGCTCGCCAGTATCCATGGGGTGTAGTGCAAG tggagAACGAGAATCACTGTGACTTCGTAAAGCTGAGAGAGATGCTGATCTGTGTAAACATGGAGGACCTGAGAGAGCAGACACACACTCGTCACTACGAGCTGTACAGACGCTGCAAACTGGAGGAGATGGGATTCAAAGACACCGACCCAGAATGTAAACCTGTCAG ttTGCAGCAGACTTATGAGGCCAAACGTCAGGAGTTCCTGGTGGAGCTGCAGAAGAGGGAGGATGAGATGAGGCAGATGTTTGTGCAGAGGGTGAAGGAGAAGGAGGCCGAGCTGAAAGATGCTGAGAGAGAA CTTCAGGGCCGTTTTGAGCAACTGAAGCGCCTCCATGCAGATGAGAAAGCGGCTCTGGAGGAAAAGAAGCGCCTTTTCGAAGACGACCAGAGCTCCTTCAGCAAGAGACgagctgctgctcagctccTGCAGGCCCAGAGCCTCACCGCCAACGGCAAGAAGGACAAAGACCGCAAGAA ttCTGGCTTCATGTGA